The Camelina sativa cultivar DH55 chromosome 14, Cs, whole genome shotgun sequence genome includes a window with the following:
- the LOC104742573 gene encoding uncharacterized protein LOC104742573 isoform X1, with translation MTNPPVPPPNFNRNALSFKCILIMFFFHVYKTVENGGVEPNMLAFIEDVYKSKKTGKIVYKKAKQIVETLKEQVNDLQSKEPLEDGLVQPLSCPEINDLVRKAIPKKKVIDLDLDLSQIMKS, from the exons ATGACGAACCCACCAGTCCCACCACCG AACTTCAATCGTAATGCATTATCATTCAAATGCATATTAATCATGTTCTTTTTCCATGTATATAAGACTGTTGAAAATGGTGGAGTCGAGCCTAATATGCTGGCTTTCATTGAGGATGTttataaaagtaagaaaactgGCAAGATTGTCTACAAGAAGGCTAAGCAGATTGTGGAGACTTTAAAAGAACAGGTGAATGACCTCCAATCTAAAGAGCCACTTGAAGATGGATTGGTTCAGCCTCTCTCTTGTCCTGAGATAAACGATTTGGTTCGCAAG gcaatacccaaaaaaaaggtaatcgatttggatttggatctaTCCCAGATCATGAAGAGTTAG
- the LOC104742578 gene encoding E3 ubiquitin-protein ligase MARCH2, whose translation MIDDDRKKEHVLFEESTTSSNEIVAVERRDRVLEEGQVSEIAESDDDDDETTLLVSGDQPQCRICLDVGGEDLIAPCNCKGTQKHVHRSCLDNWRSTKEGFAFSHCTECRAFFKLRANVPADRWWLRLRFQLLVARDHAFIFISVQMIVAFLGLLVYKFYGEELREMFGYEEHPYGFYTLAVLAIVLVGLLYGFFIAIICGQRINERHYHVLAKQELTKEYIVEDRDCKNVPELDQSHVMELKMLGLY comes from the exons atgattgatgatgataggAAGAAGGAACATGTTTTATTCGAGGAATCAACAACATCCTCCAACGAAATCGTAGCAGTTGAGAGAAGGGATCGTGTTTTGGAGGAAGGACAAGTTTCAGAGATAGCTGAGagtgatgatgacgacgacgaaaCTACACTTCTCGTTTCTGGAGATCAGCCGCAATGTCGGATTTGCCTTGATGTCGGAG GGGAAGATCTGATTGCTCCCTGTAATTGTAAAGGTACTCAGAAGCACGTTCACAGATCTTGTCTCGATAACTGGCGTTCCACCAAG GAAGGTTTTGCATTTTCGCATTGTACAGAGTGTAGAGCCTTCTTTAAACTCCGAGCCAATGTGCCTGCTGATAGATGGTGGTTGAGATTGAGATTTCAGCTGCTGGTTGCTAGAGATCATGCCTTCATCTTCATTTCTGTCCAGATG ATCGTAGCATTCTTGGGGTTACTAGTATACAAGTTCTACGGTGAAGAACTACGAGAAATGTTTGGTTATGAGGAACATCCTTATGGGTTCTACACATTGGCTG TTTTGGCCATTGTCTTGGTAGGACTGCTTTACGGGTTCTTCATTGCCATTATATGTGGTCAAAGGATCAACGAGCGGCATTACCATGTTCTTGCCAAACAAGAACTCACAAAG GAATATATAGTGGAAGACCGCGACTGCAAGAATGTTCCTGAGCTTGACCAGAGTCATGTGATGGAACTAAAAATGTTGGGACTTTATTGA
- the LOC104742576 gene encoding 7-dehydrocholesterol reductase, translating into MAETVHSPIVTYASMLSLLAFCPPFVILLWYTMVHQDGSVTKTFGYFWESGVQGLIDIWPRPTMIAWKIIFCYGAFEAALQLLLPGRRVEGPISPAGNRPVYKANGLAAYFVTLATYLGLWWFGIFNPAIVYDHLGEIFSALIFGSLIFCVLLYIKGHVAPSSSDSGSCGNLIIDFYWGMELYPRIGKNFDIKVFTNCRFGMMSWAVLAVTYCIKQYEINGKVSDSMLVNTILMLVYVTKFFWWEAGYWNTMDIAHDRAGFYICWGCLVWVPSVYTSPGMYLVNHPVELGIQLAIYILVAGILCIYINYDCDRQRQEFRRTNGKCSVWGRAPSKIVASYTTTSGETKTSLLLTSGWWGLARHFHYVPEILSAFFWTVPALFDNFLAYFYVIFLTILLFDRAKRDDDRCRSKYGKYWKLYCEKVKYRIIPGIY; encoded by the exons atggcggAGACTGTACATTCTCCGATCGTTACTTACGCATCGATGCTTTCGCTTCTCGCCTTCTGTCCACCTTTCGTCATTCTCCT ATGGTACACAATGGTTCATCAGGATGGTTCTGTTACTAAGACCTTTGGCTACTTTTGGGAGAGTGGAGTTCAAGGACTCATCGATATATGGCCAAGACCCACTATGATTGCTTGGAAAATAATTTTCTGCTATGGAGCATTTGAAGCTGCTCTTCAGCTGCTTCTGCCTGGTAGAAGAGTTGAGGGTCCAATTTCTCCAGCCGGAAACAGACCAGTTTACAAG GCCAATGGTTTGGCTGCTTACTTTGTGACACTAGCCACCTATCTTGGTCTTTGGTG GTTTGGGATCTTCAACCCTGCAATTGTCTATGATCACTTGGGTGAAATATTTTCGGCACTAATATTCGGAAGCCTCATATTTTGTGTCTTGTTGTACATAAAA GGTCATGTTGCACCTTCATCAAGTGACTCTGGTTCATGTGGTAACCTAATTATTGACTTCTATTGG GGCATGGAGTTGTACCCTCGAATTGGTAAGAACTTCGACATAAAGGTTTTTACTAATTGCAGATTCGGAATGATGTCTTGGGCAGTTCTTGCAGTCACGTACTGCATAAAACAG TATGAAATAAATGGGAAAGTATCTGACTCAATGCTGGTGAACACAATACTGATGCTGGTGTATGTCACAAAATTCTTCTGGTGGGAAGCTGGTTATTGGAACACCATGGACATTGCACATGACCGAG CTGGATTCTATATTTGCTGGGGTTGTCTAGTGTGGGTGCCTTCTGTGTACACCTCTCCAGGCATGTACCTTGTGAACCACCCTGTCGAACTTGGAATTCAG TTGGCAATATACATTCTCGTTGCAGGAATTCTTTGCATTTACATAAACTACGACTGTGATAGACAAAGGCAAGAGTTCAGAAGGACAAATGGGAAATGTTCAGTTTGGGGCAGAGCCCCGTCAAAG ATTGTGGCGTCATATACTACAACATCTGGTGAAACTAAAACTAGTCTTCTCTTAACCTCTGGATG GTGGGGATTGGCGCGTCATTTCCATTATGTTCCTGAGATCTTAAGTGCTTTCTTCTGGACTGTACCAGCTCTCTTTGATAAC TTCTTGGCATACTTCTACGTCATATTCCTCACCATTCTTCTGTTCGATCGAGCTAAGAGAGACGATGACCGATGCAGATCAAA gTATGGGAAATATTGGAAGCTGTATTGTGAGAAAGTCAAATACAGGATCATTCCGGGAATTTATTGA
- the LOC104742573 gene encoding uncharacterized protein LOC104742573 isoform X2, with the protein MTNPPVPPPTVENGGVEPNMLAFIEDVYKSKKTGKIVYKKAKQIVETLKEQVNDLQSKEPLEDGLVQPLSCPEINDLVRKAIPKKKVIDLDLDLSQIMKS; encoded by the exons ATGACGAACCCACCAGTCCCACCACCG ACTGTTGAAAATGGTGGAGTCGAGCCTAATATGCTGGCTTTCATTGAGGATGTttataaaagtaagaaaactgGCAAGATTGTCTACAAGAAGGCTAAGCAGATTGTGGAGACTTTAAAAGAACAGGTGAATGACCTCCAATCTAAAGAGCCACTTGAAGATGGATTGGTTCAGCCTCTCTCTTGTCCTGAGATAAACGATTTGGTTCGCAAG gcaatacccaaaaaaaaggtaatcgatttggatttggatctaTCCCAGATCATGAAGAGTTAG
- the LOC104742575 gene encoding scarecrow-like protein 3, producing the protein MVAMLQEDNVTSSVASSPLQVFSTMSLNRPTLLASSSPFHCLKDLKPEERGLYLIHLLLTCANHVASGSLQNANAALEQLSHLASPDGDTMQRIAAYFTEALANRILKSWPGLYKALQATQTRTNNVSEEIHVRRLFFDMFPILKVSYLLTNRAILEAMEGEKMVHVIDLDASEPAQWLALIQAFNSRPEGPPHLRITGVHHQKEVLDQMAHRLIEEAEKLDIPFQFNPVVSRLDCLNVEQLRVKTGEALAVSSVLQLHTFLASDDDLMRKNCAVRFQNNPSGIDLQRVLMMSHGSAAEAPENEMSNNNGYSPSGDSASSLPLHSSGRTDSFLNAMWGLSPKVMVVTEQDSDHNGSALMERLLESLYTYAALFDCLETKVPRTSQDRIKVEKMLFGEEIKNIIACEGSERRERHEKLEKWSQRIDLAGFGNVPLSYYAMLQARRLLQGCGFDGYRIKEESGCAVICWQDRPLYSVSAWRCRK; encoded by the coding sequence ATGGTGGCTATGCTTCAAGAAGATAATGTAACATCCTCTGTAGCTTCATCACCACTTCAGGTCTTTTCAACTATGTCACTCAACAGACCGACTCtccttgcttcttcttcaccgttTCATTGTCTCAAAGACCTCAAACCAGAGGAGCGTGGCCTCTACTTAATCCACCTCTTGCTAACTTGCGCCAACCACGTGGCCTCTGGTAGCCTCCAAAACGCTAACGCAGCGCTCGAGCAGCTCTCTCACCTCGCTTCTCCTGACGGCGACACGATGCAGCGAATCGCTGCTTACTTCACCGAAGCTCTCGCTAACCGAATCCTCAAGTCGTGGCCTGGTCTCTACAAGGCTCTTCAGGCAACTCAGACAAGGACCAACAATGTCTCTGAGGAGATTCATGTCAGGAGACTTTTCTTTGACATGTTCCCCATACTCAAAGTCTCTTACTTGCTCACTAATCGGGCTATACTCGAGGCTATGGAAGGAGAGAAGATGGTTCATGTGATTGATCTCGATGCTTCTGAGCCGGCTCAGTGGCTTGCTTTGATTCAAGCTTTCAACTCTAGGCCTGAAGGTCCACCGCATTTGAGAATCACTGGTGTTCATCACCAGAAGGAAGTGCTTGATCAAATGGCTCATAGACTCATTGAGGAAGCAGAGAAACTTGATATCCCGTTTCAGTTTAATCCAGTTGTGAGTAGATTAGACTGCTTAAACGTTGAACAGTTGCGGGTTAAAACAGGAGAGGCCTTAGCCGTTAGCTCGGTTCTTCAATTGCATACCTTCTTGGCCTCGGATGATGATCTCATGAGAAAGAACTGCGCTGTACGGTTTCAGAACAACCCTAGTGGAATTGACTTGCAGAGAGTTCTAATGATGAGCCATGGCTCTGCAGCTGAGGCACCTGAGAACGAGATGAGCAACAACAATGGGTATAGCCCGAGCGGTGACTCAGCCTCATCTTTGCCTCTACATAGTTCAGGAAGGACTGATAGCTTCCTCAATGCAATGTGGGGTTTGTCCCCAAAGGTCATGGTGGTCACTGAGCAAGACTCAGACCACAACGGCTCCGCACTAATGGAGAGGCTATTAGAATCACTCTACACCTACGCAGCACTGTTTGATTGCTTGGAAACAAAAGTTCCAAGAACGTCTCAAGATAGGATCAAAGTGGAGAAGATGCTCTTTGGGGAGGAGATCAAGAACATCATAGCCTGTGAGGGTtctgagagaagagaaagacacGAGAAGCTTGAGAAATGGAGCCAGAGGATTGATTTGGCTGGTTTTGGGAACGTTCCTCTAAGCTATTATGCAATGTTGCAGGCTAGGAGATTGCTTCAAGGGTGCGGTTTTGATGGATATAGGATTAAAGAAGAGAGCGGGTGTGCCGTGATTTGCTGGCAAGATCGACCTCTATACTCGGTATCAGCTTGGAGGTGCAGGAAGTGA
- the LOC104742574 gene encoding helicase-like transcription factor CHR28 produces MDSAIDISSDSDVEIQETRTRPRLPPPSAEGSHRKNPSTLRPHFLGGSSSSANGHTKVGLTNPASRNGFEALKRTHPPAVNRPPFPPRPDNGTSNGNASLFRGHYSSPSVSTSGNKSSIGDRYGGAHDELGIVRVTNGTRILPSSMAHGTSVPPSHVNGFSDPMHRNGIGEDRNSENDERLIYQAALQELNQPKSEVDLPAGLLSVPLMRHQKIALAWMFQKETCSLHCRGGILADDQGLGKTVSTIALILRQMHEAKLKSKNSSNQEAEPLDLDADDESENPLEKLESKTLNDSGANGRSGIRKAKVEEASTSTQKFIRNRPAAGTLIVCPASVVRQWARELDEKVTDEAKLSVLIYHGGNRTKDPVELAKYDVVMTTYAIVSNEVPKQPLVDDDENDEKNAEKYGLASGFSVNKKRKIAVGSTKKSKKKGKKNADDTLSDPDFGTLARVGWFRVVLDEAQTIKNHRTQVARACCGLRAKRRWCLSGTPIQNTIDDLYSYFRFLRYDPYAVYKSFCHTIKGPISKNSLQGYKKLQAVLRAIMLRRTKGTLLDGQPIINLPPKTINLSKVDFSVEERSFYNKLESDSRSQFKAYAAAGTLNQNYANILLMLLRLRQACDHPQLVKGYNSDSVGKVSEAAVKRLPKEARVSLLSRVESSPICCRCHDPPEDPVVTLCGHIFCYQCVSEYITGDENTCPVPRCREQLAHDVVFSESTLRSCIADDLGCSSSQDRGLDKAVIQNSEFSSSKIKAVLDILQSLSNQGSLNSAQNGRMSSSSQPYDDDDVTIVEKTSLHSTSSNQGPIKTIIFSQWTGMLDLVELSLVEYSIEFRRLDGTMSLIARDRAVKEFSNDPDVKVMIMSLKAGNLGLNMIAACHVILLDLWWNPTTEDQAIDRAHRIGQTRPVTVTRMTIKDTVEDRILALQEDKRKMVASAFGEDHGGSSATRLTVDDLKYLFMV; encoded by the exons ATGGATTCCGCTATTGATATCAGTTCAGATAGTGACGTCGAGATACAAGAAACTAGAACAAGGCCTCGTCTTCCCCCACCGTCAGCTGAAG GATCTCATAGAAAGAATCCCTCTACGCTGAGGCCGCACTTTCTTGGTGGGAGTTCTTCCAGTGCAAATGGTCACACGAAAGTGGGACTTACTAATCCTGCTTCACGCAATGGTTTTGAAGCTCTTAAAAGGACACATCCACCAGCCGTTAATCGACCTCCTTTTCCTCCTAGACCTGACAATGGTACAAGTAACGGGAATGCGAGTCTCTTTCGTGGGCATTATAGTAGTCCATCTGTGTCTACATCAGGCAACAAGAGTAGCATTGGTGATCGTTATGGTGGAGCACACGATGAGCTAGGCATTGTTCGTGTGACTAATGGCACTCGGATCCTACCTTCATCTATGGCTCATGGAACATCTGTGCCTCCTTCACATGTTAATGGTTTTAGTGATCCAATGCATAGGAATGGCATAGGTGAAGATAGGAATTCGGAAAATGATGAGAGGCTGATCTACCAGGCTGCACTACAG GAACTGAATCAACCCAAGTCTGAGGTTGATTTACCCGCCGGTCTTCTTTCAGTTCCCCTTATGAGGCATCAG aAAATTGCATTGGCATGGATGTTTCAGAAGGAAACTTGTAGTTTGCACTGTCGGGGAGGGATATTAGCTGATGATCAG GGCCTTGGTAAGACAGTCTCGACTATTGCTCTTATCCTAAGGCAAATGCACGAGGCAAAATTAAAGTCCAAGAATTCAAGTAATCAAGAGGCTGAACCGTTGGATCTGGATGCTGATGATGAGTCAGAAAATCCATTAGAGAAACTAGAGTCTAAGACTCTAAATGATAGTGGTGCGAATGGTAGGTCAGGCATAAGGAAAGCCAAGGTTGAAGAAGCAAGTACTTCAACACAGAAATTTATCAGGAACAGACCAGCTGCTGGCACTTTAATTGTTTGTCCAGCAAGTGTTGTGCGGCAGTGGGCAAGAGAACTTGATGAGAAGGTTACTGATGAAGCCAAACTTTCTGTTTTAATATACCACGGCGGTAACAGGACCAAAGATCCTGTTGAACTAGCTAAATATGATGTGGTAATGACAACTTACGCTATTGTTTCAAATGAAGTTCCAAAGCAACCcctggtggatgatgatgagaatgatgaaaaaaatgcCGAAAAATACGGTCTCGCTTCTGGCTTCTCTGTCAATAAGAAACGGAAAATTGCAGTGGGTTCTACtaagaagagtaagaaaaaaggtaagaaaaatGCTGATGATACTTTGTCTGACCCTGACTTTGGTACTCTGGCAAGAGTTGGGTGGTTCCGAGTTGTACTAGATGAAGCTCAAACGATTAAGAATCATAGAACCCAAGTGGCAAGAGCATGTTGCGGTCTTCGAGCCAAAAGGAGATGGTGTTTGTCTGGAACACCGATACAAAATACAATTGATGATTTATACAGCTATTTCAGATTTCTGAGATATGATCCATACGCCGTGTACAAGTCATTTTGCCACACAATTAAGGGTCCAATTTCCAAAAATTCCCTTCAAGGTTACAAGAAGCTTCAAGCTGTTCTGAGGGCTATTATGCTGCGCCGTACTAAAG GAACATTGCTTGATGGCCAGCCTATAATTAATCTACCACCAAAGACAATTAATTTGAGCAAGGTGGACTTTTCGGTAGAGGAGCGGTCTTTCTACAACAAGCTTGAATCTGATTCACGTTCTCAGTTCAAG GCATATGCTGCTGCAGGAACCTTGAATCAAAACTATGCAAACATACTTCTCATGCTTTTGCGACTACGCCAAGCTTGTGACCACCCCCAACTTGTTAAAGGATATAACTCAGATTCTGTTGGAAAAGTATCAGAAGCAGCTGTTAAAAGACTTCCTAAGGAGGCTCGAGTTAGCCTGCTCAGTCGCGTAGAATCATCTCCCATCTGCTGTCGCTGCCAT GATCCACCAGAAGACCCTGTTGTTACTTTGTGTGGCCATATATTCTGCTATCAATGTGTATCAGAATATATCACAGGGGATGAGAACACCTGCCCTGTGCCTAGATGCAGAGAACAGCTTGCACATGATGTTGTTTTCTCTGAATCCACCCTTAGAAGTTGCATTGCTGATGATTTGGGTTGTAGTTCGTCACAGGATAGAGGTCTTGACAAAGCAGTTATTCAGAACAGCGAGTTTAGTTCATCAAAAATCAAAGCTGTCTTAGATATTCTGCAGTCGCTTTCTAACCAAGGCAGTCTAAACTCAGCACAGAATGGTCGAATGTCTTCTTCCTCGCAGCCATATGACGATGATGATGTCACCATTGTAGAGAAAACGAGTCTGCACTCAACTTCTTCTAACCAAGGACCAATAAAAACGATTATATTTTCTCAGTGGACTGGTATGCTTGACTTGGTCGAGCTGTCTCTAGTTGAATATAGTATAGAATTTAGAAGACTAGATGGTACAATGAGTCTAATTGCCAGAGACAGAGCTGTGAAAGAGTTCAGCAACGATCCAGAT GTAAAAGTGATGATAATGTCTTTAAAAGCTGGAAATCTTGGGCTGAATATGATTGCTGCATGTCATGTCATTCTTCTGGATCTTTGGTGGAATCCAACTACTGAAGATCAAGCTATTGATCGAGCACATCGTATTGGACAAACTCGACCAGTAACTGTAACTCGTATGACAATAAAAGATACTGTCGAGGATAGAATCTTGGCTCTCCAG GAAGATAAAAGGAAAATGGTTGCGTCTGCCTTTGGTGAAGATCATGGCGGAAGCTCTGCAACTCGATTAACAGTAGATGATCTCAAATATCTATTCATGGTGTAG